The genomic interval TTTCGCATTCAGCTCCGCCAGAAAGACAACGGGGAACTCCAGCCCCTTGCTCTTGTGCACGCTCAAGAGCCGCACGGCGTTTTCGGCGGCGCTGTCGGGCTGGGCCGGGGCCCAGTCCTGTTTTTCCCGGCGTATCTCTTCGAGAAACTCCACAAATCGAGCCAGAGAGACCGACTGCGGGCCCGTGCTGAAATGTTCAAACTGGACGGCCCGCTGATGCAGTTTGAGCAGATTCGCCCGCCGCTGCCGACCGTTGGGCAGGGCCGAAACAAAGGCCAGATAGCCGGTCTGGTCCAGAATCGAGCCCAGCACATCCGACAGCGAACCGATTCGAATTTTTCGGCGCCAGTCGGAAAGCTGCTCGAGAGCTCGGCGTGCCTTTTCCGCCAGGGGACCGTCGGCTCCGGCGGCCTTCTGCACGCATTCATAAAACGTATCGCCCTTGCCGGCCGACAGACGAATCCGGGCCAGCTCGGAATCCGTAAAGCCGAACAGGGCGCTGCGGAGCACGGCGGCCAGCTCAATATCCCGGATGGGGTTGTCCAGAACCTTCAGCAAAGCCAGAAGGTCGGCGATTTCCGTCGTTTCAAAATAGCCCTCCGAGGTTTGGGAATGCAGCGGAATGCCCGCCAGCCGCAGGATTTCCGTATATGTCTGAGCCCGATTGGCCGGCGAACGCATCAGAATCACAATGTCGCGATACTGGACATCACGGCGGCAGCCCAACTCTTTGTCGAAAATCTGAAACTCAGGTTTTCCGCTGTCGGCCCCGACGATTTGCCGGATGCGCCGGGCTATCCACATCGCCTGCCGCTGCTCGGCAGACAAATTCTCCGCTTCCGGCAGGACAGACTCTGAACCCTCGTCAGCCCCGTTCTCCTCTTTCTCAAACTCCTCTTCTTCAGGTTCCCGCCCCTCCTCATCCAGCACAACCACTTCCACCGGCATCGAAATGTCATCCGGCTTGACGTCCGTCCGCCCGCAGACCAGAGCCGCCCGCTCGTCATAATCCATCGAGGCGGTCTCCTGCGTCATAATCCGCCCAAACACCGCATTCGCAAAGGCCAGGATTTCCGGGCGCGAGCGGAAATTGTCTCCCAAGTCAATCCGCTGCGGGACCAGCGGCTCCGTCGGGTCCTCCCTGGCCTCTTGCAGCGCTTCCAGAAACAGCTCCGGACGGCTTCGGCGGAAGGCATAGATGCTCTGCTTGACATCGCCGACGACAAACACATTGTCCGGACGGCGAATGCTGTCGAGGATGCGCTTCTGGACGGCGTTGATATCCTGAAACTCATCCACAAAAATAAAATCGAACCGGCGGCGAAGTTTGTCCGCCACCGCCGGATGCGCCTCCAGCAGCTGCACCGTCTTGTGCTCCAAATCGGAAAAATCCAGCGCCGCAATCTGCTCTTTGGCCTGCGTGTAATGTCGGACATATCCTTTCAGCAGCTCCAGAATTGTCCGCATCTGAAGCCGGACGGAGTCGCCCTCCAGCGAGGCATACACGGGATGAACGGCCGCCAGATTCGCCAGCTCTTTCAAGTCCTTTTTCAGCTTTTCAAGAGGGGCCTTGATGCGGTCGGCAATGTCCTCCGGGATTTCCTTCGGCCGTCTGGGGGCGCTGGGAATGCTCAACCCTTCAAGAATCTTCCACAACTTTGCACAATCCCCCTGCCGAACGGAGTCCTCCAGTAAATCGAGGACGGAATGATACCCCGCCAAATGACCTGTCAGCCAATTTGGTGCTCCGTATGCATCCTGCAGAAGCCGAACCAATTCCACCCTCTGGCGGGCGTGCCGAAGCCGCCGTTCTATCATCCGGAGCTGCTCCTGTCGAAGTGCATCCGCCGGCGAAGAGTTCCCCGCACAGACCTCCTCCACCCGCTCCAGAAACCGCTGCGGCTCGGGAATGCTGTCGAGAAAATCCGCCAGCGCAAAAACTTCTTCCACAAACCCCTTGGTGCCGTACAGTGTGCGGCCGGACAGCAGCACACGCAGCCCCTCCGCCATCTTCGAATCTTCCCAGACCTCTTCGAGCGTCTGGGCAAGGGCATCGGTCTGGAGCAGCGCCTGCTGGTCGGGGTCCACAATGCCGAAATCCGGCGCAAGATTCAGCAGATAGAAATGCTCGGACAGGATGCGCTTGCAGAAGGCGTGAAAGGTGCTGATGGAGGCGGCATCCAGCAGGAGAATCTGCCGCCGCAGCATCGAAGAGGGCCGCTGGCTGTAGGCCTTGCGCAGCGTGCGGGCAATGCGGTCGCGCATCTCTTCGGCGGCGGCGTCCGTATAGGTCAACAGCAGCAGCCGGTCCACATCCGTCGGACGCTGAGTATCACACAGCCGCTCCAGACATCGCTGGGCCAGTACGGCCGTCTTGCCCGTGCCCGCCGAGGCGCTGACCCGCACATCCCGTCCGACGGCGAAAACGGCCTTCTCCTGCGCCTTTGTCCATTTGACCTCACCCATTGGCTCCCTCCTCCAAAGCCGCCAGCACGTCTTCTTTTCGCATCGGAGAAAGCGTCCGATAGCGATTGATTTCCCAGTCAAACTTGCAGACGGATTGGAAATCACATTCGCTGCAGGGGCTTTTGCGGCCGAGGCGATACGGAGCGGCGGCAATCTCACCGCGGCGGATTTGTTCGGCAATCTGCTGAACCTTCCGCTGCGAGGCCGCCAGCAGCCGTTCGAACTGTTCGGGATAAAGAACCCCGCTTCGACCGAAATCACTGTAGGGCTGTCGGTCTTTTGTACGGAATGCAAAATTGTAATAGGCGCTCCGCTTGCTGGCCTGCGTGTCCAGGTATTCGGCAAAGTGCCCGTTGAAAAATCCTTTGGCTTTGAATGAAAATCCGGCCGGCTCCTCTATTTTTGTCAGCTCCGTTCGCTCAATCGAATGCTGGATGGGGATATAAAAGGCCCCCGCCGCCTGCGCAAT from Anaerohalosphaeraceae bacterium carries:
- the addA gene encoding helicase-exonuclease AddAB subunit AddA, which produces MGEVKWTKAQEKAVFAVGRDVRVSASAGTGKTAVLAQRCLERLCDTQRPTDVDRLLLLTYTDAAAEEMRDRIARTLRKAYSQRPSSMLRRQILLLDAASISTFHAFCKRILSEHFYLLNLAPDFGIVDPDQQALLQTDALAQTLEEVWEDSKMAEGLRVLLSGRTLYGTKGFVEEVFALADFLDSIPEPQRFLERVEEVCAGNSSPADALRQEQLRMIERRLRHARQRVELVRLLQDAYGAPNWLTGHLAGYHSVLDLLEDSVRQGDCAKLWKILEGLSIPSAPRRPKEIPEDIADRIKAPLEKLKKDLKELANLAAVHPVYASLEGDSVRLQMRTILELLKGYVRHYTQAKEQIAALDFSDLEHKTVQLLEAHPAVADKLRRRFDFIFVDEFQDINAVQKRILDSIRRPDNVFVVGDVKQSIYAFRRSRPELFLEALQEAREDPTEPLVPQRIDLGDNFRSRPEILAFANAVFGRIMTQETASMDYDERAALVCGRTDVKPDDISMPVEVVVLDEEGREPEEEEFEKEENGADEGSESVLPEAENLSAEQRQAMWIARRIRQIVGADSGKPEFQIFDKELGCRRDVQYRDIVILMRSPANRAQTYTEILRLAGIPLHSQTSEGYFETTEIADLLALLKVLDNPIRDIELAAVLRSALFGFTDSELARIRLSAGKGDTFYECVQKAAGADGPLAEKARRALEQLSDWRRKIRIGSLSDVLGSILDQTGYLAFVSALPNGRQRRANLLKLHQRAVQFEHFSTGPQSVSLARFVEFLEEIRREKQDWAPAQPDSAAENAVRLLSVHKSKGLEFPVVFLAELNAKWNFRDLKRTCLADEDAFGIQAVCSERNIQFPTLAWQVLKERKRKTMLEEEMRILYVALTRAREKLILTASRRRSACERIVQECALLGDRGILGGRLLEGSCPMDWILFGLGHQPPMKEVFLNEPSAGPTFFTVQCVEREGLEACSREIEAACQKKRTATVPTLTEAERKQHQPVIEECRRILDWKYPFSSAVGLVAKLSVSGALEMMDEFAPAVETDSFGSVPKAVLEKAGKKSTLSSAQIGSAVHLLLARLDLHSKPDRQQIEKTIETLAAEGLINSQTAAALQPEWILAFFESELGQLVLKYPDKVHREWAFTISVSARQARVAPADEKIIIQGIVDLLLDTPDGFLLVDFKTDRVSEGELPGRIDRYRPQLRLYALAAEKVLGRVPSRAYLYFLAHSKSIPVDLSS